A genomic region of Vitis vinifera cultivar Pinot Noir 40024 chromosome 7, ASM3070453v1 contains the following coding sequences:
- the LOC100252844 gene encoding tryptophan synthase alpha chain, translating to MAVAAFNSVSFVGLNKSEAHLLFGSGFGFPSTRLSVSFKAFKPMAAVAAVPAVGLSETFDKLRKQGQVALIPYITAGDPDLSTTAEALKVLDSCGSDIIELGLPYSDPLADGPVIQAAATRSLARGTNLNAVISMLKEVVPQLSCPVALFSYYNPILKRGIGKFMTIIKDVGVHGLVVPDVPLEETEILRMESIKNNIELVLLTTPTTPIDRMKAIVAASEGFVYLVSSVGVTGARASVSSRVQTLLQEIKQATSKPVAVGFGISKPEHVKQVVAWGADGVIVGSAMVKVLGEAKSPEEGLKELETFTKSLKSALL from the exons ATGGCTGTTGCTGCTTTCAATTCAGTCTCCTTTGTGGGTCTCAATAAATCCGAagcccatcttctctttggttCTGGTTTTGGGTTTCCTTCTACGAGGCTGTCTGTTTCCTTCAAAGCCTTCAAGCCCATGGCGGCTGTTGCCGCAGTTCCAGCAGTTGGGCTCTCTGAGACCTTCGACAAATTGAGAAAACAGGGCCAA GTGGCCCTTATCCCATACATCACTGCTGGTGATCCTGACCTTTCAACTACAGCTGAAGCGTTGAAGGTGCTTGATTCCTGCGGGTCAGACATCATTGAATTGGGTCTACCATACTCCGATCCCTTAGCGGATGGTCCAGTTATCCAG gCTGCTGCCACACGCTCATTGGCAAGGGGGACCAATTTGAATGCGGTCATTTCAATGTTGAAGGAG gTGGTACCTCAATTATCTTGCCCAGTTGCACTGTTTTCATATTACAATCCAATACTTAAGCGTGGCATTGGGAAGTTTATGACCATCATAAAAGATGTTGGAGTGCATG GGCTTGTGGTTCCAGATGTTCCGCTAGAGGAGACTGAAATCTTGAGAATGGAATCCATTAAGAATAACATCGAATTG GTACTGCTCACAACACCTACTACTCCAATAGATCGGATGAAAGCAATTGTTGCAGCTTCAGAAGGATTTGTATACCTA GTGAGTTCAGTTGGAGTGACTGGTGCCCGCGCCTCTGTCAGTTCACGAGTTCAGACTTTGCTACAAGAAATCAAACAG GCAACATCTAAGCCAGTGGCAGTTGGCTTTGGCATATCAAAACCTGAGCATGTGAAACAG GTGGTGGCATGGGGAGCTGATGGTGTGATAGTTGGTAGTGCCATGGTGAAAGTGCTGGGGGAAGCCAAATCTCCCGAGGAAGGGTTGAAGGAACTAGAAACTTTCACCAAATCCCTGAAGTCTGCACTTCTTTGA
- the LOC100247732 gene encoding transcription factor UNE12 yields MASNPSEAPADDFLEQILGIPTYPAADPNLAANDVNLAAPMVLQLGSGEGSGHIAGGYQGTMFPLGLRLEQGKSSFLKPEDASGSGKRFREEVIDGRASTVKNAFHGQPMQATVAAAPHPPAIRPRVRARRGQATDPHSIAERLRRERIAERIRALQELVPSVNKTDRAAMLDEIVDYVKFLRLQVKVLSMSRLGGAGAVAPLVTDIPLASVEEEASEGGRNEPAWEKWSNDGTERQVAKLMEENVGAAMQFLQSKALCIMPISLASAIYHSQQPDTTPLIKPQTNPPS; encoded by the exons ATGGCGAGCAATCCCTCGGAAGCTCCAGCGGACGATTTTCTCGAGCAAATCCTCGGAATTCCCACCTACCCCGCAGCTGACCCTAATTTGGCTGCTAATGACGTGAATTTGGCCGCTCCTATGGTGCTTCAGCTCGGCTCCGGCGAAGGCTCTGGCCACATCGCCGGCGGGTACCAGGGAACCATGTTTCCGTTAGGGTTGAGGTTGGAGCAGGGAAAGAGCAGCTTTCTGAAGCCCGAAGACGCGTCTGGCAGTGGCAAGCGCTTTCGTGAGGAGGTTATTGATGGTAGAGCTTCTACCGTGAAAAAT GCTTTCCATGGTCAACCAATGCAGGCTACCGTTGCTGCAGCACCACATCCTCCTGCAATTCGCCCAAGGGTGCGGGCGAGACGTGGACAGGCCACAGATCCACACAGCATTGCTGAGCGG TTACGCAGAGAAAGAATAGCAGAGAGAATTAGAGCACTGCAGGAACTAGTTCCTAGTGTCAACAAG ACGGATAGAGCTGCAATGCTTGATGAAATTGTGGATTATGTGAAATTCCTAAGGCTCCAAGTAAAG GTCTTGAGCATGAGTAGATTGGGCGGAGCTGGTGCAGTTGCACCACTTGTAACAGACATTCCATTAGCATCAGTCGAG GAAGAAGCAAGTGAAGGGGGAAGAAATGAACCGGCATGGGAGAAATGGTCAAACGACGGTACAGAACGACAAGTTGCTAAGCTCATGGAAGAGAATGTTGGGGCTGCAATGCAGTTCCTTCAGTCCAAGGCACTCTGCATCATGCCCATCTCTCTCGCTTCAGCCATTTACCACTCTCAGCAGCCGGACACAACTCCACTGATCAAGCCCCAGACAAATCCCCCATCGTAA
- the LOC100242595 gene encoding NADH dehydrogenase [ubiquinone] flavoprotein 2, mitochondrial, with protein MLARLATKRLLEVRQIFRQNHQTSRSFSTALNYHLDSPDNNPNIPWEFNDANKGKVKEILSHYPSNYKQSAVIPLLDLAQQQHGGWLPVSAMDAVAKVVEVAPIRVYEVATFYSMFNRAKVGKYHLLVCGTTPCMIRGSREIEDALLKHLGVKRNEVTKDGLFSVGEMECMGCCVNAPMITVADYSTGSEGYTYNYYEDVTPKRVVEIVEMLRRGEKPPHGTQNPQRTRCGPEGGNTTLLGEPKAPPCRDLDAC; from the exons ATGCTCGCTCGTCTCGCCACCAAACGCCTCCTTGAGGTTCGCCAGATTTTCCGTCAAAATCATCAG ACTTCTCGATCCTTCTCCACTGCCCTAAACTAC CATCTTGATTCTCCGGATAACAACCCTAACATTCCTTGGGAGTTCAATGATGCTAACAAGGGAAAA GTTAAGGAGATACTATCTCACTATCCATCCAATTACAAGCAGTCTGCAGTAATTCCTCTGCTAGATCTTGCACAGCAGCAGCATGGAGGATGGCTCCCTGTTTCAGCAATGGATGCA GTGGCCAAGGTTGTAGAGGTTGCTCCCATCCGTGTATATGAAGTTGCAACATTTTATTCGATGTTCAACCGAGCAAAG GTGGGTAAGTACCACCTATTGGTATGCGGCACGACACCTTGTATGATACGTGGTTCGCGAGAAATAGAAGATGCCTTGCTAAAACACTTAGGAGTGAAGCGCAATG AAGTGACAAAGGATGGCTTGTTTTCTGTCGGTGAAATGGAATGCATG GGATGTTGTGTAAATGCTCCTATGATCACAGTGGCAGACTATTCAACTGGATCTGAAGGATATACCTACAACTACTAT GAAGACGTCACTCCAAAACGTGTCGTTGAGATAGTTGAGATGTTGAGAAGGGGGGAGAAACCACCA CATGGCACACAAAACCCTCAGCGGACAAGGTGTGGCCCAGAAGGAGGGAATACCACTTTGTTAGGCGAGCCAAAGGCGCCTCCATGCAGGGATCTCGATGCATGCTAA
- the LOC104879743 gene encoding pentatricopeptide repeat-containing protein At2g29760, chloroplastic: MRACMQRFPQLSHTRFSFRLHPLTNPNKLPRIHGNTIATVEDPSAASRLDCANVFVWNTMIRKQVENGLITRDPPLLYYMQGLRAGLRPNGHTFMYLLKALVSGQEVKEGEEVHASVVRTGFACSEFVSGALLGFYVACGLVGKGRQVFDEMRQPGLVLWTLIIRAYVCVTFPEKALELFRTMREVGLTPDMVAISTVVSACGLLGDLGVAKAMHCFIEKSGIEVDAFVSSTLISTYGECGSLDYAYRFFQETPMKNIVVWNTMIHQSVEHNNLELGKQLFQSMPDRDVVSWNSMIGGFARIGQYQEALTWFHEMEFSGVSPNALTLLSTLSACASHGALDTGAWIHAYVDKNDMNRDGSLDSSLIDMYSKCGDIDKAVQIFEESTRRDLFTWTSIVCGLAMHGRGEKALHYFSKMKEAQVQPDDVTMVGVLSACAHAGLLDQGWWYFQSMEKVFGLVPKVEHYGCMVDLLGRMGCLKEAYDLIMGMPMEANEIIWGAFLSACRVHNNVELGEVAARRLLGLDPRDPWARVMLSNMYAEEAKWDRSMGLRKEIKKKGLKKSPGCSSIEVNGSVHGFLVGDNSHPCYTEINSMVEKIEKLMRL, translated from the coding sequence ATGCGAGCATGCATGCAACGTTTCCCTCAACTTTCACATACGCGCTTCTCTTTTCGTCTTCATCCTCTCACAAACCCTAACAAGCTTCCTCGAATTCATGGTAACACCATCGCAACTGTCGAAGATCCATCTGCGGCGAGCCGATTAGACTGCGCCAATGTCTTTGTATGGAACACCATGATCAGGAAACAGGTAGAAAACGGCCTTATTACTAGAGATCCACCTCTTTTGTATTACATGCAAGGACTTCGTGCGGGTCTGAGACCCAATGGGCACACCTTCATGTACTTATTGAAGGCATTGGTTAGTGGGCAAGAGGTCAAGGAAGGAGAAGAGGTTCATGCGAGCGTTGTGAGAACTGGGTTTGCGTGTAGCGAGTTTGTTTCAGGCGCTTTGCTAGGGTTTTACGTGGCCTGTGGCCTTGTCGGTAAAGGGAGACAGGTGTTCGACGAAATGCGTCAACCAGGGTTGGTTTTGTGGACTCTGATTATTCGGGCTTATGTTTGCGTGACCTTTCCGGAGAAAGCGTTGGAGCTGTTCCGGACGATGAGGGAAGTTGGGTTGACGCCGGACATGGTTGCAATATCCACCGTTGTCTCAGCATGTGGCCTGTTGGGCGATTTGGGAGTTGCAAAGGCGATGCATTGCTTTATTGAGAAGAGTGGGATTGAGGTTGACGCATTTGTGAGTAGCACCCTTATCAGCACATATGGGGAGTGTGGAAGTTTGGATTACGCTTACCGATTTTTCCAGGAAACCCCCATGAAAAATATTGTGGTTTGGAACACTATGATACATCAATCCGTGGAGCACAACAACTTGGAGCTTGGGAAGCAGTTATTCCAATCGATGCCTGATAGAGATGTAGTGTCATGGAATTCAATGATCGGAGGATTTGCCCGTATAGGACAGTATCAGGAAGCATTGACATGGTTTCATGAGATGGAGTTTTCAGGTGTGAGTCCTAATGCATTGACCCTGTTGAGCACTCTGTCTGCCTGTGCTAGCCATGGAGCTCTGGACACTGGTGCTTGGATTCATGCTTATGTCGACAAGAACGACATGAATCGAGATGGGTCACTGGACTCTAGCCTGATTGACATGTATTCCAAGTGTGGGGATATTGATAAGGCAGTCCAAATATTTGAGGAGTCTACCAGAAGAGATCTCTTCACATGGACATCGATCGTATGCGGACTGGCTATGCATGGACGTGGGGAGAAAGCTCTGCACTATTTCTCTAAGATGAAAGAAGCCCAGGTTCAACCAGATGATGTGACAATGGTCGGAGTCCTCAGTGCCTGTGCTCATGCCGGATTGTTAGATCAAGGGTGGTGGTATTTCCAGTCAATGGAAAAGGTTTTTGGGTTGGTTCCTAAGGTTGAGCACTATGGGTGTATGGTTGATCTTCTCGGTCGAATGGGTTGTTTAAAGGAGGCATATGATCTTATAATGGGAATGCCCATGGAGGCCAATGAGATAATATGGGGTGCTTTCCTGAGTGCCTGCAGAGTCCACAACAATGTTGAACTGGGGGAGGTTGCAGCCAGAAGGTTGCTTGGGCTTGACCCCCGTGATCCTTGGGCCCGAGTCATGCTGTCTAACATGTATGCAGAAGAAGCTAAATGGGATCGGTCTATGGGACTgaggaaagaaattaaaaagaagggGTTGAAGAAATCTCCTGGCTGTAGCTCAATTGAGGTAAATGGTAGTGTTCATGGGTTTCTTGTAGGAGACAATTCACATCCCTGTTACACCGAGATAAACTCTATGGTAGAAAAGATTGAAAAGCTTATGAGGTTGTGA